One region of Babylonia areolata isolate BAREFJ2019XMU chromosome 29, ASM4173473v1, whole genome shotgun sequence genomic DNA includes:
- the LOC143302179 gene encoding beta-1,3-glucan-binding protein-like — translation MGNGYNSGMPVSAGGSSRLGSNSGSGGSCNCDYGPGRGDGFVDDRTCQSFPCLIFEDNFDFINHRVWEHELTAGGGGNWEFQFYTNNRTNSYTRDGILYIKPTLTSDHFGTEYLEKGKLDLWGSSAADVCTSNMDWGCSREGQPGQIVNPIQSARLRSSRGFNFRYGKVEVEAKLPSGDWLWPAIWMLPRLNVYGKWPASGEIDIMESRGNLNYHDPQGKSLGADSVGSTLHFGGDFWTNQWPKAHKEVLSQSGGTFADDFHKYGVEWDNTSITFTLDGQETLKVAPGPGGFWEFGGLDQMKGHENPWRAGSHMAPFDQEFYLVLNVAVGGVGFFKDENRNAPYPKPWQDGAGHESDRFWAARNLWYPTWHPDSNNGEDAAMKVNYVRVWKTKPDPQP, via the exons ATGGGGAATGGTTACAACTCGGGAATGCCGGTCAGCGCTGGTGGGAGCAGCAGACTCGGCAGCAATTCTGGCAGCGGTGGATCCTGCAATTGTGATT ATGGGCCGGGTCGTGGGGACGGGTTTGTGGACGACCGGACGTGTCAATCCTTTCCTTGCCTGATCTTCGAGGACAACTTTGACTTCATCAACCACAGGGTGTGGGAGCATGAACTGACtgctggaggtggaggg aaCTGGGAGTTCCAGTTCTACACAAACAACCGCACAAACAGTTACACAAGAGATGGGATTCTGTACATCAAACCG ACCCTGACCTCTGATCATTTTGGGACAGAATACCTTGAGAAAGGGAAACTGGACCTTTGGG GATCCAGCGCGGCTGACGTGTGCACAAGCAACATGGACTGGGGGTGTTCGCGGGAGGGCCAGCCGGGGCAGATTGTCAACCCCATCCAGTCCGCCCGGCTCCGCTCCTCGCGGGGGTTCAACTTCCGTTATGgcaaggtggaggtggaggccaAGCTACCCAGTGGGGACTGGCTGTGGCCAG CCATATGGATGCTGCCCAGGCTGAATGTGTATGGCAAGTGGCCCGCTTCAGGGGAGATTGACATCATGGAGAGCCGCGGTAACCTCAACTACCATGACCCCCAGGGCAAATCGTTGGGCGCCGACTCCGTTGGGAGCACGCTCCACTTTGGGGGTGACTTCTGGACCAACCAGTGGCCCAAGGCACACAAAGAAGT TCTGTCACAATCAGGAGGCACTTTCGCTGATGACTTCCACAAATATGGAGTGGAATGGGACAACACTTCCATCac CTTCACGCTGGACGGCCAGGAAACCCTGAAGGTGGCGCCAGGTCCAGGGGGGTTCTGGGAGTTTGGGGGCCTTGATCAGATGAAAGGTCATGAGAATCCCTGGAGGGCAGGTTCCCACATGGCCCCCTTCGATCAGGAG TTCTACCTGGTGCTGAACGTGGCTGTCGGCGGGGTGGGGTTCTTCAAGGACGAGAACCGCAATGCACCGTACCCAAAGCCCTGGCAGGATGGGGCTGGCCACGAATCAGACCGGTTCTGGGCGGCACGCAACCTGTGGTACCCCACCTGGCACCCAGACAGCAACAACGGAGAGGACGCTGCCATGAAGGTGAACTATGTCCGTGTGTGGAAGACCAAGCCTGACCCACAGCCCTGA